A single genomic interval of Koleobacter methoxysyntrophicus harbors:
- a CDS encoding DUF721 domain-containing protein yields the protein MEELKNILKDTLKQRKIYKRVIESLVFVIWDEVIGEKLCKYTCPSYLKNGVLFVNVPNSMWSHHLSFLKPDIIERINTKIGNMVIKDLRFKLGTINYSNRTVSFKEKERNLNDIYLTAEEYSKIDRMLSHLKDEELRRLLKSIISIDYKNKKWMEQNNWKRCKNCRRYYKSKRDVCAVCASSIYNKTNTSIGEM from the coding sequence GAAGATTTACAAAAGGGTTATTGAAAGCCTCGTATTTGTTATATGGGATGAGGTCATAGGTGAAAAACTGTGTAAATATACATGCCCATCATATCTTAAAAACGGGGTCCTGTTCGTTAATGTGCCTAATTCCATGTGGTCCCATCATCTATCGTTTCTGAAACCGGATATAATAGAACGAATAAACACAAAAATAGGAAACATGGTGATTAAAGACCTGAGGTTTAAACTGGGCACCATTAATTATAGTAATAGAACCGTAAGTTTTAAAGAAAAAGAGAGAAATTTAAATGATATATACTTAACCGCGGAAGAATATTCAAAGATAGATAGAATGCTGTCACACCTGAAGGACGAAGAACTGAGAAGGTTATTGAAGAGCATTATATCTATAGATTATAAAAATAAAAAATGGATGGAACAGAACAACTGGAAAAGATGCAAGAACTGCCGAAGATATTACAAATCCAAGAGGGATGTCTGTGCAGTATGTGCATCTAGTATTTATAATAAAACAAATACTTCAATAGGAGAGATGTGA